Proteins from a single region of Streptomyces sp. HUAS 15-9:
- a CDS encoding glutamate--cysteine ligase 2, producing MRTVGVEEELLLVDPATGEPRAMSAAVLARADRGDQGQEAFEEELHSQQLEFATRPKADLDELASEIVRCRQEAARLAQETGCAVVALASSPLPVNPSISANRRYEWMAEQYGIAVHEQMVCGCHVHVAVESDDEGVAVLDRIRPWLAVLTALSANSPFWQGRDSGYDSCRSRVWQRWPSAGPTEVFGSAERYHRRVRDMVATGVLLDKAMIYFDARLSDRYPTVEIRVADVCLHSDTTVLLAALTRGLVETAARDWRAGSEPAEHSVSLLRLAGWRAARSGLSGELLHPKTMRPAPAESVLRDLLEHIADALAGTGDNERAQEALEALLRRGNGASVQRKALERTGSLRDVVTECIGHTQPERS from the coding sequence ATGCGCACCGTAGGAGTGGAGGAGGAACTCCTCCTGGTCGATCCCGCAACCGGCGAACCCCGGGCGATGTCCGCCGCGGTGCTCGCCCGCGCCGACCGGGGCGACCAGGGCCAAGAGGCGTTCGAGGAGGAGCTGCACAGCCAGCAGCTCGAGTTCGCCACGCGTCCGAAGGCGGACCTGGACGAACTGGCCTCGGAGATCGTCCGCTGCCGTCAGGAGGCCGCGCGGCTGGCCCAGGAGACGGGATGTGCGGTCGTGGCGCTCGCCTCCTCGCCGCTGCCCGTCAACCCCTCGATCAGCGCGAACCGCCGCTACGAGTGGATGGCCGAGCAGTACGGGATCGCCGTGCACGAACAGATGGTCTGCGGCTGTCACGTGCACGTGGCCGTCGAGTCCGACGACGAGGGCGTCGCCGTCCTCGACCGGATCCGGCCGTGGCTGGCGGTGTTGACGGCGTTGAGCGCCAACTCCCCCTTCTGGCAGGGCAGGGACAGCGGCTACGACAGCTGTCGCAGCCGGGTCTGGCAGCGCTGGCCGTCGGCCGGACCGACGGAGGTCTTCGGCTCGGCCGAGCGGTATCACCGGCGGGTGAGGGACATGGTCGCCACCGGTGTGCTCCTCGACAAGGCCATGATCTACTTCGATGCGCGGCTGTCCGACCGCTACCCGACGGTGGAGATCCGGGTCGCCGATGTATGTCTGCACTCGGACACCACGGTTCTCCTGGCCGCCCTGACGCGCGGGCTGGTGGAGACGGCGGCGCGCGACTGGCGGGCCGGCTCCGAGCCGGCGGAGCACAGCGTGAGCCTGCTGCGGCTCGCCGGATGGCGGGCGGCGCGCTCCGGGCTGTCCGGGGAACTGCTCCACCCGAAGACCATGCGCCCGGCACCCGCGGAGTCGGTGCTGCGGGACCTGCTGGAGCACATCGCGGACGCGCTCGCCGGCACCGGTGACAACGAGCGTGCGCAGGAGGCGCTCGAGGCGCTGCTGCGGCGGGGCAACGGCGCATCGGTGCAGCGCAAGGCACTGGAGCGGACCGGGAGTCTGCGGGACGTCGTCACCGAGTGCATAGGGCACACACAGCCGGAACGGTCCTGA